The DNA segment aatttatttacgaatttAATACTTCAATCTTATAAATATGATCCTCAAAGTCTACGTtctattacaaatttaatgataaaaatatattgtcaaTATCGAATCAGAACGTGACACGTGATcgtcaaagttttttttaataatcaatatgtttaaatttagatttcatgatcatatttatttaagacATAATTAGAAGactaaatttatgaataaatttaaagagaaattaaaattaaaattaaaaataagtagaGAGATCAAATATTTATCCTTTTAGTATAACAAACTTTAatgaaacatttaaaattatgtgtaaaagtggaaagaaaatggaggaaaggtaatataaatttatttattatttaatgagttttattataattaaaaaatattaatgaaaatatctTAACCCTTCTCCCTaacaataataagaagaaaacgTAAACACACAAAATATTCCTCCTAACCCAAAGATGTATAAATGTATGTATCGTGTTGGCCTCTCCAAAATTAATTTGCCAACCAACCCAACCAGCAGCATACGGTTTACTGTTGGCATTAAGTACTGAGCTACTCCACATGAGTTGGCCCACGACGACCTACTTTCGTAAGGAGTTttcctttaaattaaaaataaaataactaataataataaaaacattactattatttatttaaaaataaatcacacaCCAAGAAAGTGTGTGATCATTGAACTCagctattaatataaaatgtgcttttattttataatgtctCAACAAATTTCTAACAACATTCTCTACTTAGAAATGCATtagtacacaaaaaaaaaaaaatttaacatgtatgtgatgagtttaatttttatgcattatTATCATTATCCGTGTAAAATAACATTGTGAATCTATCAAAATTGACCTCTTTAGATTTACGTACGGTGATTTGATTAAATTGTTATAGTAGATTTcccatccgttttaatttttttcctcccCTCTCTTTAGTCTTTACACATGTGAAGTCGAAGACACCTAACAACTACCTTTCTGCtgcaaattaaaaagaaaaaaaaagatttacttTTATGAACAACTCGCAGTAAAATGTAATATGAAAATCTAAACACAATCTAAAAGTAATATACTCTTTAATCCAGCATACTTTtatgaacaaaaataattttatttgacaacagacaaacatgaaaaaagaaaaaggataaaGTTCACGTTTTGTTATTTCAAGCCCACTCGCATCCTTGTTTTGCCACCAAATCATGTTTACATGCATTGGAGAAACTTTTCCAGCATCATGCTTCCAGATGTTGTCCAGATAAATGCTATATATCAACTTGTTTTGTAGTTTAGTAACATAATTTTACATTTGGGGAATCATGTTTTTAAAGtgaattatttgtttgataaagtTATAATTGCTTTTGAAGGATGAATATAtagacattttttttccaaaaaaatacgGGTCTCAcatttagaataattttatcaactgagaagatttaaaatttgtactttttttaattcaaatatacaCACAGTGTAATTAATTTTGAGGATTGAATTTTTTCCCAAACAAGTTGAGATGTTTTTCAACTTGATTAATTTATGCAGAAACGTTATTTATATCAATCTggataggtaaggtacccttaTATAATACTTGTTTGAAAAAACTTAATCCtagtttatatttcaaaaacaaaataagaaaaaaaaatgtggctAAACGTGATTTAACAGAAATCTTATGTAGTTTTTGCATAAAATCGAGAAATTTGTACTAAAAATTCtacaaaatttacttttaagaTACATAAATCATTCAACTATAAACTCAACATTTACAACAGAAGATTGTTTTCCCGTCATGTTTCGTAGCATATTTTTCTCCAAACGTTTCGCCAACGTctatttttcacttattttataattttgttcaacACACTGTCActctattatatatgtattttttggctatcTGATTTTGTTGCTTGAGTCGTCGTCTTTGTTACGTTAACCTGTGATTGATTATATATGGAataaacaagaagaagaagaagctgcctCCCCTTTTCACTCGCCACAACCACAATCCCACAACCTTTCATTTGATGACACTCACCATGTTTGACGTAAAATAGCAATCTTTTCcctttaataaataaaacaccCATCAATCAATATTCAATAACGTTAACTGACttccataataaaataaagttagtaTGAGCATTTTGCCAACAACCTccctatttattttaagaaaaaatattttgattaatgaatttatacaaaaaaaatataaacatcaaAAAACATAGAAAAATATGCGGTAGTATAAATAATGTAATggagataataataaaatattatataaataagtataacttttttatttttttttaaaaaaaactcccCCCACCCCACTTTCCCTTTAGCATCATATTTTCAAATCCTCATACTAGTCAACTACTTTTTGCTGATCTTGTCGATCCATTTCAGACCTTCCTCGGCGGCACTCATGTGTCCTCACCTACCCCCTGAACACAACTACTCAACCACATCTCTCATTTATACTCATAGTTAATACTGTAAAtggataattaaaatttaaaacagatACTTGGAGACACTAACAATAAAAAAGGCAATATTACagatttagtttttctttacATCCTTTTATAAGGCAAGAaagatttattttgtttatatatatatatatatatatatatatatatatatatatataaagttttaaacaagaaaataatgTGAGCTTAATTATATACTTCTTGTCTCCTTTTATCTATGCGTATTTTTTATATCCTAATTctaatagataatttttaattattcaaaatatttttttatattaagtttttGTCTTAAGTTTATATAATGCACGTGCTTTACATGTATAAAGCAATAGGCACTTTTGTTAAGCTTCATCATGCTTGGCTGTTGGtcttgtaaggttatttaattatttatactctTTTAGCACTTCTGGTGCTTGTTATTAAATTTACAAGTTTatttgcctataaaaaaaagataaaaagttgGGTTAACCTACCTAGACTCGCTAAAAGGAGGTTAATAATTAGGTTAGCTCACCTCGTCTTAGAAAATAGTATAGACAGAATAATCCGTCTTATTTTAAGTCTATTcggaaaaaaaatcactttatcCTCTGGTAATTTTACACATTtgataaaaatacaatattcatcctttttttataaaaagtacaattattaagtatatttttatcacttttaatgagaattttttttggttaataatGAGAATTTAAGTTTGATCTTAATAACTTATATTACAGGTGTGAATTTCAATTTTGGATTACGGAACAACACTGAAAACATATAGGGAATTTCTTCTGAGTTTTATCTTTGACTTATGTGCACATTTTACTAtctatttatcattattttacaattttcacCACCTAAGGTTTTTTTTGTGCATTTTCCTAACGGTTAAATGTGTAATGAAGTGTTTTATTTCTATGTCCCTAAAAATGATGTTAGTTTGTCAAAGCATAAAATCGTTTAATGATGCACGTGTTGCAGTGGGTGGGATCATGTGTTGCATGAAGCTAACTAAGTTGCAGACAAGTTAACAAATTATGCGATGCCTCTTAGTGAAAACTCGAgagtttttttatgttgttttgcCTTTTATTGCTTTAACTTTTGAAACTAATGTATTTTCAACTGTCTTTTCTGGTGATTTTTAATTGATCTTTGTTGGGGCGTGTTGtcctttcaattaaaaaaaatcttgaaagtttaattttaacaGTTGAAAATTACAAGAACTAatttaaccaattaaaacaagAGAAATCAAAATCATTCACGGACTACGGACTGagaattaaaagtataattaattttacctaTAACATAACAAATTGAAAAAAGGTTTGAAAGTATTAATTACcagtaaaaaatgaatattactAACAGAGACATACTTGGTTTATTTCTAGTAGGCCAGAGATTTGCTAAAAGGTTTTTACAATATAGAAGAAGTTCATCGATTGCTCCAAAACTGTCTTCCatcaataatattatcaatgaaATCATTGGATTTTGGTGGCCCTGGCTTGCCACATGTTCACATCGCAtcgcattaaaataaatattatattgtcacaaaaaagaagaaaaaaaaaacataaataaagatcAGATTAGATTCTCTTAGAACATAGACTGGACCGGCCAGGAAGAATCAACCACGCACGCCCACCTcgtgtttcctttttttctttatttatttttcatcttttttcttttacttgaaaagtttataatttcttaattcaccagagaaaaaaaaaagtgaagtctaatttctaattttttttatgtatgaatAGGTACTAATGTTTACACCATTTTTAAGgtgtttaatatataaaattaattaaaatttctgtCCAAGACATTTTCTGATTCAATAATAGCTAAAGTgaatatactaaaataaagaaaaagagtgaatatgctattttttcttattaaaaaatgtaaatgaaaacgaaaaaggaaaatagaaacCTTCCCGACGACGGTGTTATAAATATCAGAACAGCAAAGACACTGTTTTTTCTCCGAACTCCGAAGCTTTGTTGGCGGCAAGGCAAATCTGCATTGCGATGGCGCCTCCGAAGCTCTTCGTCTTTGCGCTTTCTGTAACCCTAATTTTCGCCATCGTTGGGGCCGAAGCCGATATTTCCATCGAAGGAAGCACTCCAGAGCCTGATACCTCCGCCATCAGGATCCAATTAGATCAACTCAATTCCAAGATCCAAATTCTCGGTATGTTTTCATCTTCTATGCGAAATAAAAacctaactatttttttaatctcgtttttttttcctttcttagatttcaattttattagTAGTTGCACTGTTCCGTTACGAAAAGTCCACGtctaccattttttttgtttatttatttctgtgctatttttgtttttgaaataaggACCGTGTTATAATCGCGAGTCGTTGTGTTGTCGTGTTCACAATTTTCAATTTGTTGCAGCCTCTGAGTAGGAGAAAGCGTTgtgttttaaaaacaatttttttagtttatttattttgttggcgAAAGTGTTGTTGATTGATCTCTATACAAGTCATTTTTTTGCGTAATGGCTAATGATTTATGATTGAAGTGACCCTATATATACTAAGGAGTTATAATTCCCTAACTTTTTTCGTCTAGATATGTGGTAGTTTCTGATGGTTTCTTTTTATGGCTTATACATGTCGtgcctaattttattttgaagagTCTCAAATCAGCGAAAAGttggaagaagtgaagaagaaggaCGAAATTAtagcagaaaaagaaaagtccATTGAAGATAAATCAATTACCATACAATCCTTGCAGAATGAGATTGCTTCTCTCCAGGTGTGGGACTAGATCTGGCttagaatttttctttattatattgtttttttttaaatattggttGTTGTATTTCTTACTTCATGTGTTAATAATTTGAGTAACGGCAGTAAATGCTAGTATGCTATTCTCatactttattattagtatcgtttcttattttgtttatattattgtatattaaaaaaccttcaaaaataatttttcctctCAGAAAAAAGGGTCACTGGATGCTGAGGAGCAGGTTGGAAAGGCTCATGCACGTGCTGGTGAACTACAGAAGCAGGTTATGCATGAATGAGCCAGTAGATGTATCATGTACGATCGATATTCTATAGTGCACACTCTGAAATTCTTTATGCAGGTGGACAAGCTTAAAAGGGAACTAGAAACACAAAACAAGGAGAAAGTGAACTGGGAAACTCGAGTACCTGAGTTAGAGAAAAAGATTCATGACTTGAACTCAAAATTAGAAGATGTAAGTTTTACATTTGgctacatttttttcttccaaaccTGCTTTAATTACATCTCAAGTTTGTTGTCTCTGGAACTAgttctttttcattatttacCGTTGATTTTTGTGTAATTGTTCTTGGTAAAGACATTACTAATGTTTCTCAATTTACTCATTTGAAAACACTTATGCTGAGTCCTATTCCCTTCTTGACAATGTGCCCAGTAATAAAATTGATCTGTTCTAGGAGTACCCTGTGCACCACATCATGGTCAATGCTCACAATGGAAAGGGCATCTTACTCTCCAGTCTCCACTTTCTCAATATCTAGTTTTAGCTTTTCACATGTTATTCTCTGTCTCCCTCCTTCCTTGGTACTGTGATTATAACTGTATTATTCTAGTTGTGATCAACATGCTAAAAAATACTTCTCTGCTAATTTTTTGCTTGTGTAATCCTGTGTACCTTTACTTTTCCCCTCCCACTATGACTTAATATGTTGTATTGATCCTCAAATTAGGAAATTTTGAGAGTTTAATTTGACCTGTTGAtggtgtaaattttttaatgctaTTAATGACAAGCAAGTGTGAATTAGGATATTCCCTTTTAGGTTCCTTCTGTAGGTCTAAGCAACTTAAGTCAGAACTCAGCAGCACCTTGCTGGTTATTTGTTGGTGCTATGTTGAATTTACTATTCTTTTTTCCTGATTGGTGCATGCTTTTGGATTACGCATGGCTTGACTTGCCTTCCTCTACTAATGTATTGTGTATTACTGCAGCATTGTAATTAGCTTTTAGTGTCATGTTAGTCAGTATAAATATCTATTGCCTTTTGGCTTTAGGATGATCCTACTCATTTtagataaaagagaaagagaattaCTATTAAAGCTATTTAGTTCTATCACAtgcaaaattaaatcaaaaaccatttgttattatttttcactaGTTACCTGCAGTACtgtaatcaatttaaatttcaagttATCGAAACATTTTGTCTTTAAGGATGATGTGGTGACTTGAGTAGTACATTCTTCACAGCTTCAAAAGATAAATGAggaacagaagaaaaaaattcaaaaaactgAACGTGCTCTTAAAGTTGCTGAGGTATGTTAGTGCATAGATTTTCTTATCTATGTTGTGCAGGATGCTTGATGATGTTTTTAATGGAAATCTCTTGTTTTCACCTAATATTCTTATTTAGGAAGAAATGGTGAAGGCAAAGTTTGAGGCTACTGCCATAGAAAAAGAGCTGAGGGAGGTAATAATTCATCAATTCAGTTGACTATCTAAACAATGTTATCTATCTTACATGTCTGTAAATTTTGATAGCCAGTTGAAAACCTCCAAAGTAGTCCAGGTTAATTATCAACGTTGTGCCTTCTATCTGAAACCgaaaaatttcttttaattctgtgtctttatattttataaccTTGCACAATTGCGAATAGTTCATCTCGATGGCTAAGGTTTTAGGGTTGTTACTTACAATGTCAACATCTTAACAATAAATCCAGGAAAGTCTTTGTGATAACCATGGTGGCACTGACCAGGTTTCTCAAAAACCCTTCTTTTACCAAAAAAACACCGGAGGGTCAAGTAAAAGTGAACTGTAGAAGTATAGATGTTACatactatataaaataattttttaaaataacacacATACATGTACATATAAATGCTGGTTTCCGAGGTATAAATTCCAAATTAAATTAAGTATTAAATGAATGGAGTCCATAAGCTCATAACTTATATTTCGCAAAATAGAAAAGCtataaaatcttatataattCATCCTTTATTTGATCTTTTGAGTGTGGTTAGTCTGGAGAGAGCTGCTATTACCAGCAACACTTGGCATtccaaaattttattgaaaacacaACAAACACCAGCAAGGGACTATAGAAAGCTCAAACCATTGTGGAACCCCATAACTCAAACTAGCATGTGACTCGATCATAGAAAGGTTAGCCTTAATATGTTTGAGTCACACTCACAGACAGCCAGGGTGAGACCTAAACTTGAGATCTAAATTTTTATGTTGCTCCAAACAAATGCCAAACTGCTTTAAGTGTTGCTTAAATCCAGTTTAATATCCATAACCTAGAACACCCAGCCCGAATACcctttaaatatgaaaatgtaaAATCTTTAGTTGAAACCAAGTTTTCACAATATTATTGCTTTGAAATGCATTCTGTAATGATTTtaccacattttttttacaattgttaAATTTGGGATTTtagattttcattttgtttttgtaagcAGCAGCTTCCTATTGCTACAATGAATGATAGATTTTGAAAACCATTCCATTCTCTTGAAATCTTGATGatatgaatatgaatatgaataattataattatgtgcATTGAATTGATGCATACTGGTCACTGGTGTTATAATCAGACTCATGGTGCTTGGCTTCCCCCTTGGCTTGCTGTTCACTATATTCATAGTAAGGTGAGTCTATGTTGTATCCCCTCTAATGTTTGTTAGAACAGCCTTCCTCACAAGTTCTGAGAATTTTATCCTTGTGCCAGTCTTTTGTTGATAGTCATTGGAACAAACATGGGAAACCTGCTTTGGAAATGGTTACTCAAAAGGTAAtgctttagtttttattttggctATCAATCTTTCTTATCTGTTATTTCTCTTGACatgttaatcaattacaaatacaatgtttattttatttctttattactACAAGCAAGTCATATGGCTTCTTCATTTCAATGCCTTTCCTATTTATTCTAGGCCCTAGAGAAAAAGGCACAAGCTGGAAAGTGGGCTGAACCTCATGTGGAAACCATTAAAACTGTAAGACCTCCATTTTTATATCTTTCAGTTATTTGCTATGCTTTGCTGGGGATGCATCTATGTATGTGGTAACGTAATGATGGCCAAAAGGCATGCACTTTTAATCAGTTGATTACCGCAATTACCTTGTCCTATGGCTAGATATTGGAATTGCTTCACAATCTATCTGTTTTTCCCTCATCCTGATAATATGGCATCCATTTGGGAGTTTCCTTGTTTGTAAGAAGCTTCTAGGTTTTCTTAAATACCCagacaaattaaattattttctttctcactctttctctttttcaattGAAGAAATGGGTCCCAGCTGTAAAAGAACAGTGGTCTGTGGTGAAGACAAATGCTGAACCTCATGTGCAATTATTGACCACGAAAACTGTTGAAGTTTACGAGGCATCAAAGAATGCAATTTCTCCCCACTTAAGCAAGGCAAAAGAATTTGTAGATCCTTATTATCAGGTATGAACCTCTTCAATTCATTCTTATGGTTTGTTTGTTTGCTGATGTGTTTCTTAAGGTATTCACTACTGGTTGACAGGAAGCTAGAAAGTTCAGCAAGCCATACATTGATCAGATTGCTATTGCAGCTAAACCTCATGTTGATAAAGTACAGGTAGTTTTGAAGCCCTACACAAAGGAGGTTGTTCGCACTTATGGGAAGTTTTTGGAATCAGCTACTACATATCATCGCCAGGTTTCAGGCTTCATCTTCTTTTTAAgatattgaaaaaattatgCAAATCCTTATTGTATTTTCCATTATTCATTGCTGATAtcaatgcttttattttttatattttgtattacaTACTCATCAGAAAATAGAAATATGAACTTTGGTGGCAGTCTctgtcttttaaaatttatagttgCTCGTTTGTGCAATCAGTATAGGTTGTTTATAAAAGAGTAAATATAGTGAAAACCAACTTGATATTGTTGCAGCActaaatttatgtatttattaattttagggGGCAGTATGAGTGTCTACTCGTGACTGCTACATGCTAAAATTTCTTACTTTAGTTTGGAGATCATAACATGATTTAGACTTAACTTTGATGTTGCTGAAGACAGATTTGGTTAAAAGTGTTTCTTAAGTTCCTTTTCATTTATCATAGTGTGATTGTGATATATAGAACtaggattttattttcttggctGCATATTCACTGAATTTCATGCAGTTCCAGGATCTGGAATAACCTTTTCCTTCAATGCTACTGCATTA comes from the Glycine soja cultivar W05 chromosome 6, ASM419377v2, whole genome shotgun sequence genome and includes:
- the LOC114415094 gene encoding uncharacterized protein LOC114415094, translated to MAPPKLFVFALSVTLIFAIVGAEADISIEGSTPEPDTSAIRIQLDQLNSKIQILESQISEKLEEVKKKDEIIAEKEKSIEDKSITIQSLQNEIASLQKKGSLDAEEQVGKAHARAGELQKQVDKLKRELETQNKEKVNWETRVPELEKKIHDLNSKLEDLQKINEEQKKKIQKTERALKVAEEEMVKAKFEATAIEKELRETHGAWLPPWLAVHYIHSKSFVDSHWNKHGKPALEMVTQKALEKKAQAGKWAEPHVETIKTKWVPAVKEQWSVVKTNAEPHVQLLTTKTVEVYEASKNAISPHLSKAKEFVDPYYQEARKFSKPYIDQIAIAAKPHVDKVQVVLKPYTKEVVRTYGKFLESATTYHRQVQASVQETLKKHELTRPLATKELEWFAASALLALPIILVARVFSAVFCSKKVNKPARNGNNHHARRKHKRGHLDKHTT